AAGCTTCAGAACCAGTTGCGTCGTTATAAAGAGAGAGCTATTAAGCAGAGCCGTATACCTCGCGGACAGATTACCAACCGCCTTCGGCGGATTTTACGCCGAGACGAATCAGAAGTAGGAAGTGAGTAGTTAATGAAGAACCGTGTCCTCATCAAGATACTTGGTGACCCCCAAGCAAAGATCCTCCGTCGCCTTAAGAAAAGAGTGGGCTCTATCAATGTGCTCGCAGACAAGTACAAAAAGATGAGCGACAAGGAGCTCAAGAAGCAGACGGTGGTTTTCAGAGAGCGACTTGAAGGCAAGAAAACCACTCTTGATGACATTCTGCCAGAAGCTTTCGCCGCGATGCGTGAGGCAGCCGAGCGAACAATTGGCAATCGTCACTTCGATGTCCAGCTGATAGGCGGCATGGTCTTGCATGAAGGCAATGTATCGGAGATGAAGACCGGCGAAGGAAAGACCTTGGTGGCTACACTGCCCGCATACCTCAATGCTCTCGCTAGTAAAGGCGTTCACATCATCACTGTTAACGACTATCTGGCTCAGCGTGACTGTGGCTGGAACGGTCAGGCCTACTATGCACTCGGCATCAGCACAGCTTGTATCATCGCCGAGCAGTCGTTTATCTACGATCCGGAATACACCAACAACGATCACGAAGATGAGCGTTTCCGTCACCTCAGGCCATGCACCCGAAAAGAGGCCTACG
This genomic interval from Candidatus Saccharimonadales bacterium contains the following:
- a CDS encoding preprotein translocase subunit SecA yields the protein MKNRVLIKILGDPQAKILRRLKKRVGSINVLADKYKKMSDKELKKQTVVFRERLEGKKTTLDDILPEAFAAMREAAERTIGNRHFDVQLIGGMVLHEGNVSEMKTGEGKTLVATLPAYLNALASKGVHIITVNDYLAQRDCGWNGQAYYALGISTACIIAEQSFIYDPEYTNNDHEDERFRHLRPCTRKEAY